GGGCACGTCGGGGATCCAGCCGGGCATTCTCGCGCCCGGGGACGCGTTCTCTATCGAGCCCGGAGTCTACGTGCGGGCCAACCTGCTCGACATCATCCCGGCGTCAGCGCGCAACGACGCCATGAAAGCCCGGATCGCTTCCGCCGTCTGGCACTACGCCAACATCGGCGTGCGTATCGAGGACGACTATCTGGTCACGGACTCGGGCGTGGAATGGGCCAGCGGAGCGCCGCGGGAGATCGCCGAGATCGAAGCCGTCATGCGCGACCGGGTAGACGTGCCGCGCGATCCGGACAAGATCGACTGGTACCGCGCCACCGAGCCCGCCCCGCGCGCGCCGCGCTGACGGCTCAGCTTGCCCTGGACGCTTTCGCGTTCTTGTCTATGATCGCGAAGAGGATGAGCGGGAAGGCGACGAGCCGCAGGGTATACAGCCAGACGCCAGCGCGGGGAGCGTCCTGAGATTCGACAGATCCGTCACGAGGCTGTGCTCGTCCCAGACCAGCAATGCGTTGTTCAGCCTTTGCGAAGCTTGAAGGCGTCGGCGAATGTATCGACGACCGTCGGGGGCCGCTCGTACAGGAGCCGCACGAGAGTCACGGGCCGCTCGTTGTACAGCCGGACGACCTCTTCCGCCGTGCGATCCAGAGTCGGCTCGCGCGCCGCGTACCGATACGTCCCGTCGAAAAGCTGAGCCACGAGGCCTGCGCTCGCCAGCGAGTCAAGGCAAAGCTGGACCAGCTCCTTCGGCTTGCGGATCTGCTTGGCTAGGCGCGAGACCGGGAACGACTCGTCGCGGCCGCCACGGAGCACCATCAGCAGCTCTACGTGATCCATGGTCGCCAGATAGCGCTGGATCATGCTCCGGACGCCTGGCGGAATGTCCGGATCTAGCACGGGACTCGGCTCACCTTGCTCACTTTCCGGGGGCGGAACACTGGAATCGGGGGGCGTGCAAGTTAGAAGCCGCCGGGCCCCGTGGTTCCAGGCGAATCGCATCGGCGACGAAAGCCTCGATCATTTGTTTCTCGGCGTCAGCGGTGCCCTTTCGCAGCCGGCCCTGAGTATCATCCCCGACCATGCCGACAGCAGCGATCCCCGCGCCGCGCGCCAATGGCTACACCGCGAAGACTCCGGTGCCGCTCTATTGGGCGGCCTACGGTCCGCAAGGCGTTTCCCCGTTGCTCGTGCTGCACGGCGGCCCGGGCGCCGGCCATGACTACCTCCTGCCGCAGATGCTGGAGCTGGCCCGCCATCGGGAGCTGATCTTCTACGATCAGCGCGGCGGCGGCCGGTCGCGACAGGACGATGAGGGCCCGGTGACCTGGCGGACCCAGGTGGAGGACCTCGCGGCCGTCGTAAAAGAATTTGCCCTCGAACCCCTCTCAATCGTCGGTTATTCGTGGGGAGGACTGTTGGCGATGCTCTACGCCGTCGAGGCGGCGGCGGGACGGGTAGCCGTGCGGCCGGGACGCATGGTGCTGATTGATCCCGCCCCGGCCACCAGGCGGCACCGGGAGGAGTTCGAAACTGAGTTCAATCGACGGCAGCAGAGTGACCGGATCCGGATCATGCGCGAGCAGCTTGCCGCGTCCGGGTTGCAGGACATCGATCGTGAGGCGTACCGCCAGCGCGCCTTCGAATTGAGCGTCGCCGGTTACTTCGCCGATCCCGCGCAGGCCGCGCGGCTCACTCCGTTCCGGGTAATCGGAAAAATGCAGAAATCGATCTGGGAAAGTCTGGGTGACTACGATCTGCGGGCCGCGCTCGGCACCGTGAAGTGTCCGGCGCTCGTGGTCCACGGCTCGGAAGATCCGATCCCCGCGGAGTCCTCCCGGGAAATCGCGGCCGTGCTCGGCGCACGATTTGTACTATTGGAGGGGTCTGGCCACGTCCCCTATGTAGAAGCCCCGGATCAGCTTTTTCCGGCATTGGTTGACTTTCTCGATGAGACAGATGCTTGACCCTCGCGCAACCCGGCACCACCTGGGCACTCTCAGGGTAGACGGCGGCGTGCACAACGTTTCCGTGCGAATCGCCTATGATGGCGTGGAGCATGTCGGCAGACTCTGGTTCG
This Gemmatimonadaceae bacterium DNA region includes the following protein-coding sequences:
- a CDS encoding alpha/beta fold hydrolase is translated as MPTAAIPAPRANGYTAKTPVPLYWAAYGPQGVSPLLVLHGGPGAGHDYLLPQMLELARHRELIFYDQRGGGRSRQDDEGPVTWRTQVEDLAAVVKEFALEPLSIVGYSWGGLLAMLYAVEAAAGRVAVRPGRMVLIDPAPATRRHREEFETEFNRRQQSDRIRIMREQLAASGLQDIDREAYRQRAFELSVAGYFADPAQAARLTPFRVIGKMQKSIWESLGDYDLRAALGTVKCPALVVHGSEDPIPAESSREIAAVLGARFVLLEGSGHVPYVEAPDQLFPALVDFLDETDA